A genomic region of Methanomicrobia archaeon contains the following coding sequences:
- a CDS encoding radical SAM protein → MKQAVAIVVYAWLTGWNKRAFLRWAIRLQNLIHAGAGARQICCFGVNPHTVWEMTGCCNLKCIHCHAFGGEATYDELSTEEGMRLIDQIAALDIRTFVFTGGEPLLREDLFALIAYAKSKRFNVFIATNGTLITEEIAKLLKAFDVGVVIGLDGMNRETHDAIRGVEGAYDAVIAGIEHCTAEKLYVHLNIVASRRNFAEIERIIDYGDSPRRLFLLRL, encoded by the coding sequence GTGAAGCAGGCAGTTGCGATTGTGGTATACGCGTGGCTCACGGGCTGGAATAAACGTGCTTTTTTACGCTGGGCGATCCGGTTACAGAACCTTATCCACGCAGGCGCCGGCGCACGCCAGATTTGTTGCTTCGGCGTTAATCCGCACACAGTCTGGGAAATGACCGGCTGTTGTAATTTGAAGTGCATCCACTGTCACGCGTTCGGCGGCGAAGCGACATATGACGAACTCTCCACAGAGGAGGGCATGAGACTGATAGACCAGATAGCCGCGTTAGACATTCGCACCTTTGTGTTCACCGGTGGCGAGCCTTTGCTCCGTGAAGACCTCTTTGCATTGATCGCATACGCGAAATCGAAACGATTTAACGTCTTCATAGCAACAAACGGCACGCTGATAACGGAAGAGATTGCGAAATTGCTCAAAGCCTTCGATGTCGGGGTAGTTATTGGCCTGGACGGCATGAATCGCGAGACACACGATGCTATCCGTGGTGTAGAGGGCGCTTACGATGCCGTGATCGCAGGGATCGAGCATTGCACTGCGGAAAAGCTCTATGTGCACTTGAATATCGTGGCATCGAGGCGCAATTTCGCTGAAATCGAACGAATCATCGATTATGGCGATTCCCCTCGGCGCTTATTCCTACTTCGTTTATAA